GGTGTCATACTTGTTCAGATACAGGCTACAAAGGCAGGACAGGGGTCTTTGAAATTCTGGTAATCGATGATGAAATTCAGGATATGATTATGAAAAGGGCTTCTGCCGGTGAAATAACCCGTTCATGTATCAAAAGAGGCAAATTGTCCACTCTGCGCGAAGATGCTGCCGATAAGGTCTGTCAGGGAATTACTACGGTGGAAGAGGCGTTGACCGTAGTTATGGCTTAGGAAGAGTATGAGGAATGAATTTTAATTATACAGCAATAGATCATATAGGCACCAAGGTTACAGGAACAGTAGAGGCCGCGTCTCCGGATGAAGCCATGGAAAGGGTTGCGGCGAGGGGGCTGATTCCCACCAATGTAAAAAGTGCGCAAAAAAATAAAGGTGATACTCTTACTGACAGAATCAATCTGGCTCTGGCCAAGGTAAAAGTTCCTGAACTGATTATTTTTACAAAGCAGTTTCGCACTCTGTTCAGAGCAGGGCTTTCCATGCGCAATTTGTGGACAGTCATGCAGGAGCAGACAGACAACTTAAAGTTGAAAAATGCGGCCAAACAAATAGGCAAGGACATTGATTCTGGTTTCAGTCTTTCAGATGCTTTTAAAAAACATCCCAAGATTTTTTCCAATCTTTACAGCAGTATGATCCAGGCCGGAGAAAACAGCGGTCGTCTGCCCGAGGTTCTGGATCGCCTGGTATATCTTTTACAGCATGAGCATAAGGTAAAGTCTGACATCAAGGCGGCCTTGAGATATCCCATTATTGTTGTGTTTGCCCTGACCGGTGCGTTTTTCTTTTTGCTGGGCTTTGTCATTCCGCAATTTATTCAAATTTTTGAGGGGGCTGACATTGATCTGCCATTGCCTACCCAGATCGCTGTAACTCTTCATGCATGGATTATTGTCAACTGGCATATTTCCTTTGCGGTTTTTGGTGCTGTTCTTACAGCTCTTATATTATATCTAAAAACCGATCATGGTCAGCTTCAAAAGGATAGATTTCTTTTAAGACTGCCTATTCTCGGGCCGGTTTTTGTGAAAGGGGCCATGGCCAGATTTTCAAGTATTTTTGCTATTTTGCAGGCCAGTGGAGTGTCTGTGATAAATACGCTGGGTATTCTTTCAGGCACCATTGGCAATGTGGCCATATCCTTAGAGTTTGACAAATTGCAGGAGAAGTTAAGAGAAGGTAAGGGAATTTCCGGTCCGTTACGCCAGGCCAGGTATTTTACGCCTATGGTTGTGAATATGGTAGCCATTGGTGAAGAGTCAGGTAATCTTGATGAGATGCTTCAGGAAGTTTCCAGCCATTATGATGACGAAGTGGCTTATGTGGTCAGCCGCATGTCTGAGACCATAGGGCCAGTACTCATGGTGGCTCTGGCCGGGGTGGTGGGCTTTTTTGCTTTGGCTATTTTTATGCCCATGTGGGATTTGGTGCAGATGGTTTAAAGATGTGGCTGCAAAAATATTTTTGCATCCACAGGAGTCAGAACTCAGGGGTCAGGAGACAGTAAAAACAAAGAGTTATGGAGATGTTTTTGCTGAATAGTTATTTGTCCGACTTTTTGCAGGAAAATCTTTAAAATTTAAGAGTTCAAAGTTCCAGGTTTTTCGTTCCTGGATGCAGGAAATAAAGCCCATAAATTAAAATATATATGGCCTTGATCGAAAGACCTGTTGAACTACCAGCTACCAGCTATGAGCTAATTGTATGCCAACTATATCTTTTATAATCGGACTGCTGTTGTTAAGCACCGGAATTTTGACAGTACTCCACCCGGTCCTTGCCGGGAGGTTTTTATTGTCTGTCTGGAATATGCTTCCCGGGTTAAACGCATACTATCGCATTGAGCGTTACTATTACCGCCATCACAGGCTGAGCGGGCTGCTCACTGTAGCTGGTGGTTTGGCCCTTTTATATGTTTCTGCAATAATGGCTATGAATCTGGCTCAGCCAGGAAGTCAAAATATTGAAGCCATAATCAGAGATGCTGGAACTATTTTGTTTCTTCTTTGCGGTCTTTTGAT
Above is a window of Desulfonatronovibrio magnus DNA encoding:
- a CDS encoding type II secretion system F family protein, producing the protein MNFNYTAIDHIGTKVTGTVEAASPDEAMERVAARGLIPTNVKSAQKNKGDTLTDRINLALAKVKVPELIIFTKQFRTLFRAGLSMRNLWTVMQEQTDNLKLKNAAKQIGKDIDSGFSLSDAFKKHPKIFSNLYSSMIQAGENSGRLPEVLDRLVYLLQHEHKVKSDIKAALRYPIIVVFALTGAFFFLLGFVIPQFIQIFEGADIDLPLPTQIAVTLHAWIIVNWHISFAVFGAVLTALILYLKTDHGQLQKDRFLLRLPILGPVFVKGAMARFSSIFAILQASGVSVINTLGILSGTIGNVAISLEFDKLQEKLREGKGISGPLRQARYFTPMVVNMVAIGEESGNLDEMLQEVSSHYDDEVAYVVSRMSETIGPVLMVALAGVVGFFALAIFMPMWDLVQMV